A portion of the Melanotaenia boesemani isolate fMelBoe1 chromosome 2, fMelBoe1.pri, whole genome shotgun sequence genome contains these proteins:
- the LOC121633570 gene encoding jupiter microtubule associated homolog 1-like isoform X2 has protein sequence MTTTTTFQGMDPGAKSSSRVLRPPGGDSSFSFGTDENTTPQRKNKMASSIFAEPDDPHAHRRNNPPTGAPTGTLCGEPSAPLRRCQQPLLFPKNSQPELTTIHNSGAAMVWNQRQEVENGDEQPNDEYPDNGEGEQEEQEQRETSQPPAPSGGASASAGGRKNPPGGKSSLILG, from the exons ATGACAACGACAACCACGTTTCAAGGAATGGACCCTGGTGCTAAAAGCAGTTCCAG GGTACTTCGGCCGCCAGGTGGGGACTCTAGCTTCTCCTTTGgcacagatgaaaacacaacCCCTCAGCGCAAGAACAAGATGGCCTCTAGCATCTTTGCAGAACCTGATGACCCCCACGCCCATCGGAGGAACAATCCCCCCA CTGGTGCACCCACTGGAACCCTGTGTGGGGAGCCGTCAGCCCCACTGAGGCGTTGCCAGCAGCCTCTCCTCTTCCCCAAGAACTCCCAGCCGGAGCTGACCACCATCCACAACTCTGGGGCCGCCATGGTCTGGAACCAGAGACAAGAG GTTGAGAACGGGGACGAACAACCCAACGATG AATACCCTGACAACGGGGAGGGGGAGCAGGAGGAGCAAGAGCAGAGGGAAACATCACAGCCTCCTGCCCCGTCAGGAGGGGCCTCCGCTTCTGCAGGCGGCAGAAAAAACCCTCCTGGTGGCAAGTCCAGCCTCATCCTGGGTTGA
- the LOC121633570 gene encoding jupiter microtubule associated homolog 1-like isoform X1: protein MTTTTTFQGMDPGAKSSSRVLRPPGGDSSFSFGTDENTTPQRKNKMASSIFAEPDDPHAHRRNNPPTGAPTGTLCGEPSAPLRRCQQPLLFPKNSQPELTTIHNSGAAMVWNQRQEVENGDEQPNDAEYPDNGEGEQEEQEQRETSQPPAPSGGASASAGGRKNPPGGKSSLILG, encoded by the exons ATGACAACGACAACCACGTTTCAAGGAATGGACCCTGGTGCTAAAAGCAGTTCCAG GGTACTTCGGCCGCCAGGTGGGGACTCTAGCTTCTCCTTTGgcacagatgaaaacacaacCCCTCAGCGCAAGAACAAGATGGCCTCTAGCATCTTTGCAGAACCTGATGACCCCCACGCCCATCGGAGGAACAATCCCCCCA CTGGTGCACCCACTGGAACCCTGTGTGGGGAGCCGTCAGCCCCACTGAGGCGTTGCCAGCAGCCTCTCCTCTTCCCCAAGAACTCCCAGCCGGAGCTGACCACCATCCACAACTCTGGGGCCGCCATGGTCTGGAACCAGAGACAAGAG GTTGAGAACGGGGACGAACAACCCAACGATG CAGAATACCCTGACAACGGGGAGGGGGAGCAGGAGGAGCAAGAGCAGAGGGAAACATCACAGCCTCCTGCCCCGTCAGGAGGGGCCTCCGCTTCTGCAGGCGGCAGAAAAAACCCTCCTGGTGGCAAGTCCAGCCTCATCCTGGGTTGA